In the genome of Leptotrichia sp. HSP-536, the window CCAAATCCTTATGACAGGAAACCGTCTAAATTTATAGAAATGGTAAATATGATTAATAATTAAGTTTGTAGTATTCAAATCTTAAAATTATCTGGTTTTTATTGGTTGATTGAAAAAGATATAAATATAAATGGAGAAAAAATGTATATAGAAGAATTATTAAAAGAAGCGGATAAAGCGATGGAAAATTACAAGTACGAAGATGCGCTTGTGTATTTGAAGTCAGTACTTGAAATTGATGAAAGTAACTATTCGGCACTTATGACACTTTCCAAAATTTATTCAGACTTTGGAATGTTTGAGGAAGCGAGGGAATATGCAGAAAAATTGCAGAAAAAGTATCCTGACAGCAGGGATACGCTTTTTACGTTGGGATTTGTTTATCAGTCGCTTGGAAGACTGAAAAAGGCGATTGCACTTTATAAAAAATTTCTGGAAATAGAAAAAAACTATTTTGTGTATCTGAATATGGGAATGTGTTATGCTTTGTTAAAGTATTATAGAAAGGCGATAGAAAATATTGACAAGGCGATAGAAATGGAGCCTGAAAGCTCAGAAGCATATATTGAGAAAGGCGACTGCCTTACAATGATGGGTAAATATAACGAGGCAATTTCTGAATACGAAAAACTTTTAAACTCGAAATTTAATCAAGTGGAGGAATTTTCACTTTACGCACGAATGGGCGATACAATGGCATATGCAAATGATATAAAGGCGGTTATAAAATATTACAATATCGCTATAAATTGTGAAAATGTGGAAGATTATATATTTGAGGATTATTTTGAAATATTGTTTAGAGCAGAGGAGTTTGAGGAAATAAAACTTCTGCTTTTAAATTATGAGAATGCTACATATGAGAATAAAAGGCTTTCAAGAATAAAAATGCTAAATTTGCAAGGAAGATTTTTTGTGAAAACGGAAGATTATGAAAATGCACAGAAGGTTTGTGATAAAATGATTATTTTAGAACCTGAAAATATTCGCCATTATGTGAATTTGGTATACGTGCTGGAATTACAGCATAAATATGACGAAGCACTTGAATATGTGGCTAAAATGTCTAAATTTACAGAAGATAAGGAATTTTTGAAGGAACTGAAAAAGAGATTGAGAAAAAATAAGAGAAAATTTGAAAAAGAAAATGAAAAAAGTTTAGAAAATAAAGAAAAGTAAAGATTTAGAAATTATGAGGATTTTAAATGGAAGAAAAAAATTATGAAGTTAACAGAAAATATGATGAAAAAATATTGATAAATATACTGAAAAATTTTGATAAAACTGGGGAATATGTTGTAGAGCCAGGAAGAAATGAAATAAAAAAGTTTGAAATAGATATAGAAAATAATTTGAAAAAAGGGAATGAAAAAAAGAAAAAAAATAGCAAAATTGAAAATACTGAAACAAAAAAACTGGTAAATGTAAAAAAATTTAAACAAAAAGATTTCATTACAAACTTTTTCTACAAATTTAAAGGCTCAAAAGCAAAACGTTCTTATGAATATGCTAAAAAATTACTGGAATATAAAATAAAGACGCCAGAGCCAATTGCATATTTTGATAATTTTGTGAACGAAAATAATAAAAAGAACAGTTATTATATAAGCGAGGAATTAAAATATGATTTTACTTGTCGGGAAGTTTTTTGGCCTGAGGATATTGAGCGGGACAAGGCTGAACAGGGAGAAAATTACAAGATAAGCGAAGAAATGGAAAGAATGCTTGCAAAAGTAGAAAAAAATCGTGAAAAAATCATAAGGCAGTTCGCAAAATTTTCATTTGACTTGCACGAAAGTGGGGTGGAATTTGAAGACTATTCACCAGGAAATGTGCTGATTAAGGATAAAAGTGGGAATTATGAATTTTATCTTGTGGACTTAAATCGAATGAAATTCGGAGTGAAACTGAATTTGGATAAAAGGATGAAAAATGTTTCACGGATGATGGAAGATGAAAAACTAGCCAGTATTTTTTCAAATGAATATGCGAAGTATTATAAACAGAGGGAAGAGCTGGTTTTTAGATATTTGAGATATTATATTAGAAAGCACAAGGGATATGTGTATTTTAAGGATATTACTCGTCCAGTAAGGAATATTTTTAAAAGAAAAAAATAATATAGTCTTATTTGATAATTTTAAAAACTAAAAGATTTTATATTTAAAGTTTATCACAAAGTATTTTTTTAATAATTGTTTTTTACTTCATTTTTGTGTTTTTTCTATTTTTATAAAGCAAAGGGGAACAGTCGCCATCCCCTTTGCAAACCCGGCTTGTCTAAGCATTTTTTTGAAATAAAATTGAAACTCGCTTTTTAACAAAAGTTATTATTACCTCTTTAAACTAATTAAAATTTGAAGAGTTTGAAAAAGCTCAGACAATCAATTTCATTCCAAAAAAATCACGACAATTTTAGTTTAATTATAATAGATTATTTGATTAAAACAAATATCAAACAAAATTTCGTTAAAGAAAAAATAACTGTTTGAGATTTTGGAGTGAATTTTAAATTATATAAAGTTATTTGTATTAAAATAAACTTAATTCAAAATCGAGTTTTATTTTTTCTTTATAAGAAAGTTTTGTGTAAAGCGGGGTTGTAAGGGCATGGCGTCTGATGCCCTTACGTTAAAAAAAGATTTAAGAGATATAAAAGGGAAAAAATTACTAATAAAATTAATAAATAAAAATTTAAGATTATAAAAAAGCCTTTTAGAATTAGAATTTGAATAAGTTTAGCAAAAAAATAATAAATTGAAAGGAAAAATTAAAAAAATGAAAAATTATGACATAATTGTTGTTGGAGCGGGACATGCTGGGGTGGAAGCTGCACTTGCTGCGGCAAGACATGGATTGAAAACAGCATTATTTACAATATATCTTGACAATATTGCAATGATGTCGTGTAATCCGTCGGTTGGAGGTCCGGGAAAAAGCCATCTGGTGTCGGAACTTGGAATGCTTGGTGGAGAAATGGCAAGGCATATTGACAATTACAATTTGCAGTTAAAGAACTTGAATCATACGAAGGGGCTTGCTTCACGAATTACAAGGGCTCAAGCCGATAAATACTGGTACAGGGTTAAAATGAGGGAAATTATTGAAAAGCAGGAAAATCTGGATTTGGTACAAGGAATTGTTGTGGATTTGATTGTGAAAAATAAAAAGGTTATGGGAGTTGAAGACAATCTTGGGATAAAATATGGAGCAAAGGCTGTTGTTTTATGTACAGGGACTTTTTTAGGCGGAGAATATGTTATGGGGGATGTAAAATATTCGTCAGGACGGCAAGGAGAGACTGCGAGTGTAGATTTGCCTGATAGACTAGTGGAATATGGCTTTGAACTGGATAGATACCAGACTGCCACTCCTCCGAGAATTGCCAAATCTTCAATCGATTTTTCAAAAACGGAAGAATTAAAGGGAGAAGACAAGCCACGATATTTTTCTTACGAAACAAAAAAAGAATATAATTTGACTTTGCCAACTTGGCTTACATTCACAACACCTGAAACAATAAGAGTGGGACAGGAAATGCTTAAATATTCACCGATTGTTACAGGAATTGTAAGTACGAAAGGTCCACGGCATTGCCCTTCTCTTGACAGAAAGATTATGAACTTTCCAGAAAAGACAAATCATCAGATATTTTTGGAGCAGGAATCTGTGGAATCTGACGAGATTTACATAAACGGATTTACAACAGCAATGCCGCCATTTGCACAAGAAGCGATGTTAAAGACAATAAGAGGGCTTGAAAATGCTAAAATTGTACGTTACGGGTATGCGGTGGAATATAACTTTGTACCTGCGTATCAGTTAAAATTAACTCTTGAAACAAAAGTTCTGGATGGGCTTTATACAGCGGGAACGATTAATGGAACGAGCGGATATGAAGAGGCTGCCTGTCAAGGCTTTATGGCGGGAGTGAATGCTGCGAGAAAAATTTTAGGGAAAAAGGAAATTGTGATTGACAGAAGTGAGGGATATATCGGTGTTTTGATAGACGACATAATAAATAAAAAAACACCAGAGCCTTATCGTGTATTGCCTTCAAGAGCTGAATACAGGCTAACTTTACGTCAAGATAATATTTTTATAAGACTTTTGGAAAAAGCAAAGGAAATTGGGCTATTAAATGCTGAAAAATTGACAGAACTTGAAAATACGTGTCAGGAAATTGAAAATGAAGTTGAAAGATTGAAAGGAATTACGGTTTATCCGACTAAGGAAAATAATGAAAAATTACTTGAAATTGTAGAAAAACAAAATCAATCTGAAAGTGCGGAAATTGAAAAAAATAGTAAAAATAGTATGAACAGCCCTGTTTCAGCCTTTGAATTTCTTGCGAGAAAAGAAATTAACTATGATAATTTAAGTGAATTTGTAGAAACTGTGGAATTGTCGGATTTAGCGAAGGAACAAGTAGAAATAAATGCGAAATATAACGTATTTATTGAAAGAGAAAAGGCACAGATTGAGAAATTTAAGAAATTGGAAAAAATGATAATTCCAAAGGACTTTGACTATGAAAGTGTAAAAGGGCTTAGTAATATCGCTATTTCTGGCCTTATGTATGGACAGCCTGAAACAATTGGACAGGCGAGCAGAATTAGTGGGGTTACTTATAATGATATTTCGCTTTTAATTGCGATTTTGAAGAATTGATAAAATTAGTTCGTACTAGAATTTAAGCAGAATAGTTTTACTCTTAAATTCAGTTCTGATTAATTTTATTGTGGTATTTGAAAATTTAGGAAGGAAAAAGAATGGAAAAAACTATAAAGGAAAAAAACAGCTTAGCAGATAACAAAAAAATGAGATTTGCTACAGAATCAATCCTGAAATTGCTAGTTTCACTTGCAGTGCCAGCAATCATCGCCAATCTTGTAAATGCGCTTTACAATGTTGTAGACCAGATTTTTATTGGACAAAAAATTGGATTTTTGGGAAATGCGGCTACGAATGTGGCTTTTCCGCTTACGACAATTTGCCTTGCGATTGGGCTTATGATAGGAGTTGGAGCTGCGACGAACTTTAATTTGGAATTGGGAAGAAAACGTCCAAAAAGGGCAAAAAGTGTGGCTGGAACGGCGGTAACAATGTTACTTTTAGGCGGAATTGTCCTATGCATATTGATTAATATTTTTTTAAGACCGATGTTAACAGCATTTGGTGCTACAAATCAGATTTTTGATTATGCAATTGAATATACTCAGATTACATCTTTAGGAATACCATTTTTATTATTTGCAATAGGAGCAAATCCTTTGGTAAGAGCTGATGGAAATTCCTTTTATTCAATGCTTGCGATAGTTGTTGGATCACTTGTAAATACTATATTAGATCCATTATTTATGTTTGGATTTGATATGGGAATGGATGGTGCGGCTTGGGCAACTGTGATTGGGCAGTTTGTTTCGGCAATTATTTTGGCTTTGTATTTTTTCAGGTTTAAAAGCGTAAAATTTGAATTAAAGGATTTTAAAATAAAAATACGGGAAATAGGAATTTTATTTGCATTGGGAACATCGCCTTTTATTTTTCAATGTTCTGCTTTAATTATTCAAATTGTAACAAATAATCTGCTAAAGATATACGGGGCAAAATCCATTTATGGAAGTGAAATTCCAATTGCTGTTGCTGGAATCGTTATGAAAATAAATGTTATATTTATAGCAATTGTATTGGGACTGACACAGGGGGCGCAGCCTATCGCAGGATTTAATTATGGAGCGAAAAAATTTAAGAGAGTTCGGGAAATACTGAATTTGACGTTAAAAGTGGCATTTGTTATTTCATTAGTGGCATTTGCAATATTTCAATTTTTCCCAGTTCAGATAATTTCCATTTTTGGTAGCGGAAGTGAACTTTACTTTAAATACGGAACAAAATACATGCGAGTATTTCTATTTTTCATATTCCTAAACGGTGTGCAAGGTGCAATTACAATGTTTTTGACATCAATTGGAAGGGCGTTTCAAGGGGCTTTTCTGTCACTCGTAAGACAAATTATATCACTGTTGCCGCTGCTTATAATTTTACCGTACTTTATGGGAGTTGATGGAATTATGTTCGCATTTCCATTGGCGGATTTGGCGGCATTTATTGTATCGGTAATTGTTTTGAGAAGGGAAATGAAAAAAATACCTTTGGAAAATGAAGAAGATTAGCTCGAATATTATTGAAATATTTTATGAAAAAATAAAAATTTATGGAAAAGGAAATGAATGAAAAAATTTAGGATTGAAAAGGAACATCAGAGAATGAAAATTTCCCAGTATTTAAGGGAAGTCCAAAATTATTCGGGAAGAAGCCTGAGAAATGTGGAAGTTTTTCTGAATGGAAAGCAAGTGAGACTTACCAAAAAATTGCCTTCTCACGGAAATCTGAGAGTTGTGGAAAAGAAGAAAGGTACAGATATTAAACCGATTAAACTGCCACTTGATATTATTTTTGAGGATGAGGATATTTTGGTTGTAAATAAAGAGCCATTTTTGCTGACACATCCGACACAGAAAAAAGCAGATTTTACGCTTGCAAATGGGGTAGTAAATCATTTTATGGAAAAATATGGTGAAGTTCGAGTGCCACGATTTTACAACAGGCTGGATATGAATACATCTGGACTGATTATTATTGCGAAAAATAGCTTTGCACAGGCATTTTTACAAAACTTTTCAATATTTGAGAAAAAATATCTAGCGATTGTGAATGGAATTATCGATGATAAGGAAATTGCAAGAATCAATGAAGAACTTGCAAAAGATGGAGAAAAGCATAAAATTCAGGATTTGGAAAAGGAAAATTTAAAATCCGAAGTTGAAAAAATTAATTTTGGAAAAGTGAAAAAATACGAAGAAATTGAGAAAATTGAAAGCAATTTAAATGTTGAAAATGAAGATAGTAAAATTGCAGAAAATACAAATTTTGACAATAAAGATAATAATTTAAATTTAGCAAATAAAAGCAATTTTGAAAATGAGAATTTGAAAGAAAATAAAACGAAAATTATTATTGAAAGACGAATTTTTCGGGATGGGAAAAATCTGGAAAGAATAATTGGCACGCGTGGACAATATGCAAAAACAGCAATAAAAGTGCTGAAAGTTTATCCTGAAAAAAATGTAACGCTGGTAGAATGTGAGCTGTTTACAGGCAGAACTCACCAAATCCGTGTTCATTTAAAATCCATCGGACACACAATCGTTGGAGATGAGCTTTACGGAAAGGGATTGAACAAGGAATTAGGCATAAATAGGCAATTTCTGCATGCATATAAAGTAAAATTTATCCATCCTGCATTGAAGAAGGAACTAGAGCTGGAAATACCGATGTTTAAAGATATGAAGGAATTTCTGGAAAATAAATAATTTTAAGATGACTGCTTTAAATCAAAGTTAAGAATTTTGATTGGCGGTTTTTTAGATTTGTATTGAGAATTGGAAATGAGTTTAGTATGGTTAGAAAACTTATGGAATTTGGCACTATTTTATTAACTGCCAGTACAATAGCATTTGCTATTTTTGTTTTCAAAATTAAAGATGCGTAGAATCCGAAAAGGCGTATTTTACGTTAATATGATGGATATAATTTTTGCAATCGGAATCACAATTTTTGTATATTTATTTTCTAAAAACATGATTCATCTGATGTCAGGCTCCGAATCTGAAATCGTTCTCCACAACGGCTCAACCTACCTAAAAATCGCCTCTCCATTTTTCACAATACTAGGAATCCTCTTTAACTTGCGATACGCTTTACAGGCTCTTGGAGAGAAATTAATCCCTCTTGTTTCCAGCGTAATAGAATTTTTTGGGAAAATAATCTTTGTAATTTTTGTCGTGCCGAAATTGGGGTATTTTGGAGTAATGATTTGCGAGCCGTTGATTTGGATTGTGATGGTGGGTCAGTTGGCTTGGGCGTTTTATGGGAATAGGTATGTGAGGAGTTATAAAAAAGTGAAGGAGTAAGCAATGAAAGAAAATTTAATAAAAATTTTACTAACGGTTTTATTTACAGTAATTTATTTTTTTCTTCAACAAAAATTATCAATAATATTTTTATTACTTTGGATTGAAATTTTAGTATCTTTTGGTAAAAGTATTGTAGTGGCATTAATTTCAATATTAATAATTATTATGTTTTTTTTCTATTTTGGATATCTGAGTAGAAATTTTTTGGTAAAATTAAATAAAATTTTATTAGGTGTATTAATGTCCATAATTTTGATTTATTTCTTATATAATATTTTTTATCAAGAAAATCAGTTTATTCCAGGAATAGAAGAGTTTAACATAACTTATATAATCTTACATATTTCATATACAATTGGGCTATTTTGGGATAAAAAAATTATAATAAAATTTAAAAAATCTAAATAATAGGAAATCTATAATTAAAACTGAAATCAAAAAAAGAAAGATTTTAGAAGTGCAAATTCAAAAAATAATGGAGTTTTTTGAAACTAATGATGAACTTACACGATCGGAATTAGAAAAACTTTTGAATGTAAAAGAAAGTCCTGCGAGAGATTTGTTAAGATATTTGGTGAAAAATAATATGTTACAAAAAATAGGAGCAACTAGAAATATCAGATATATAAAAACCGTCGGAAAAAAATTAAGCAACGAAAATCACTAAGAAATCGTTGCTTAAAAATTATTAATTATCTTTTGTATTTGTGATAATTTAATTTGTTGAAAGGTTACAAATTTTTCTATTATCTGAAATACGGTTTATAGACATTTTAGGTCTGTTTTTCTTGTCAAATGAATAAACTAACTTGTAATTAGAAAAAATTCTGTTTTTTTCATTCAAATTTGTAAAATAGATGGCGTTTTCATCTTCTTTTACTTCAAAATTCAATTCTGAAAGTTCAAGGGTAACTTTTCCTGTTTTTAAAGCTGCACGAGAATCTATTTGGCTAAAAGCAATATAAGGTTCATTTTCTTTAGTTAAGAATTTTACATAGATAAGTCCTCTAAGTGTATTGTCAAGACTGGAACAGTTCCAAACTTTGGAAGATAATATATTAATATCAGAATTAGAAAAACTTAAACTAAAAGTCAGTAAAAACAACGTAAATATAATTTTTTTCATAAGATCACTCCTAAATAATAATTTTGGTATATTTTATAATATTTTTTTATGAAAATCAACAATAAAAACTAAAATTTAAAATTTCACATTATTTTTAGAACTAAACGCATTTTGAAAAAATCCATCGGACAAGTTAAATTCGAAAGTTTCACGGCTGATGTAACCGACGGTTTTGTCGCTTTCATAAAGTTGAATGAGAAAATCTGCCATTTCTTCGGCTGTGTGGTAGTTTGGATAAGATTTATCATAATTAAAATCAGTTTTACCAGTTGCGACATTTCCAAAGTTAGTTTTTGTAGCAGCGGGGGCTAGGACTTTTACTTTTAATTGGGCATTATTTTGCTTTAATTCTAGTGCGAGTCCTTCTGTGAAGGCGTTTACGTAAAATTTTGTGGCACAGTAGACAATTGCGTTTGGGACGATTGTGTAGCCTCCTGCTGAGGAGATATTGATTAATTGAGAGCCTTTTTCGTTGTGGTAATCTTGGACGTATAAAGAAGATAGCAAAGTTAATGTCTCTACATTGAGATGAAGCATATCTGAAATTTTATTTAAAGACTGCTCTTTTACATCGCCATACATTCCAAAACCTGCATTGTTTATTAAAGTTTCAATGTGATAATTTTTTAATTTTGAATATAGTTCAGGAATTTTATCGACATCGGTTAAGTCAAAATCTATTACAAGAACATCCAAATTAGGATTTTTCTTCAAAATTTCGCTTTTTAAGTCTTTTAGTAAATTCTTTTTTCGTGCAATCAGAATAAGATTTTTATTTCTTTCTGCAAATTTTAGAGCCACAGCTCTACCTATTCCCGAACTTGCTCCTGTTATAACAGTATATTTTGTTTTCATAGTTATTACCTCCATAAATTTGATAAATAAAGGATAGCAGTTAGAGTATAGTATAAGTCAATAACTTTTTTGAAAGGAGAAAATAAAATGAAAAAGAATGAACAAAAAATAATGCAAATAAAGGAATTTTCAGAAAAAACAGGCTTAACTCCATACACAATAAGGTTTTATGAAAAAAAGGAGCTGTTTCGTGTAAAAAGAGACAAAAAGAATAGAAGAATATATGATGAAACTGATATTGAATGGATAAAAATGTTAAAAAGATTAAAAGACATGGGAATGAAATTAAGTGAAATTAAGAAATATTCAGATTTACGATATGAAGGGAACGGAACGATAAAAGAAAGAATGAAAATTTTGACAAATCATAAAAAATATGTAAATATAGAAATTGAAAAGTGGCAAAAATATTTACAAAATCTTGATGATAAACTTGAGATTTATGAGAGTTTTTTAAAAAGTATTTCTGAAAAATAAAAGGGTCATAAATATATAGAAATTTAGGAGTAAATATGCTTACAGATACAAATATAACTTGGGGATTTGTCTTGTTATCCCCTTTTATAATTCCAATATTAATTTTATTAACTTTCTGGTTTTTTGTTTCAAAACGAAAGTTTAATTTTCTTATCGCATTTACAATTTTATCATTATTATTTGTTAGGTATCTTCGTTTTCCCTATGATACAGTTAACCGTAACAGTGAACTCGAAGTATCACAAAATTTTTTGATAAAAAGAACTTTGAGTTCAGATTCAGAGCATGAAGTTTATAAACTTGTTGATAAGACGAAGCCTGAAGATTTGATTTTGTATTTAAATGGATTAGCTAAAATTAATAATACTTGGGTTGGTTATATAGAAGAAACAGATTCTTACGAAGGAAAATATGGTGTCAAACCAGAAACATATTTTTGGATTAACGGTAATAAGATTGAGTATAACTTAGATGAGAAAACTTTAGAAAAAAGATTAGGTTTAAAAGAAATAAAATTACAGGATGCAGAGCACTTTGTTGATAAATTTGGAAGTAAAAAAGAAATTCTGTATCAATATCAATTAGATAAAACAGGAGATTTAGATGAAAATATTTCTTTAAATTCAGAATTAAGCAAGAAATTGGAAACAAAGTATAAAAAAGACAGAGCATTCTATTTGATGTTTTGGAGTGTAATGTTGCTTATGGAAATTATTTATCTGTTTATAAAAAATAGAAAAATTACAAAAAGTAATAAAGATTAGAAGGAGAAAAAAGGATGGAAAAAAATGAAAATAAATTTATGTCGAAAGCGAAAGGTTTTTTAGTATTAGTTTTATTTACAGTAATTTACTTTTTCTTTCAGAAAACAATATATCCAGCATTGGCATTTTTGTTCTGGCTGGTTTTTGCGATGCCGTTAGCAGGAATTATTCTTAATGCTCTGGAATTTTTACATCTTCCGCAAGTGGCTATGACCACTATTGCTGTTGTAATTTCGGGAATTGCTTTAATAATAGTTCTTATGCTTGTGTTTTACTTAGGATATTTGTGCAGTAAATTTTTGAAAAAAATGGATAAAACTGTATTAGGCAGTGTAATGATAGCAATTTTAATTTATTTTTTGTATAAAGTTTTTACAGAAACAGATGAAAGTACAGCAATGTTTGCGCCGACAGCACGGGAAATACATATTTTCTGTACAACATCACATATTTTTTACACAGTTGGAGTATTTTTTAGTGATAAAGTCAAGAAAGTTTTGGACAGAATGAAATCTAAAAGAAAAAAATAAAAGAAGGAGAAAAAATAAATGAAAAAAAATACAAATAAACTTGTGAGAAAACCGAATAATTTTTTAGGATTAATTTTATTTGCGATAATTTATTTTTTAGTTCAGAATGTGATATATCCGCTATTAGGATTTTTATTCTGGTTTTCTTTCACGCTGATTTTTGGAGGAATAGCAGATGCTTTGGGAATTTTAAAAATAAAAGAAATTCAAGTTATTTTAACTTATCTATTTTATTGTGTTTGTTTGGTAATATTATCTGGATTTATGTGTTATTTAGGATATTTATGTAAAGATTTTCTAGGAAAAATGAATAAAATAGGATTAAATACCGTAATGATTGTAATATTGATTTATTTTTTGTACAAAATTGTTGCTGGAGATCAAAATTCAATAATTGATGCTTTAATAGATGAGAAAAAGTATATATTTTGTACTATATTTCATATTTTGTATATAATGGGAGCATTTCATAGCGATAAAGTTAAGAAAGTATTAGACAGAATAAAATTTAAAAGAAAAAAATAAAAGAAGGAGAAGAAAAATGAAAAAAAATACAGACAAACTTATGACGAAACAGAATAATCCTTTAGGATTAATTTTATTTACAATAATTTATTTTTTAGTTCAGTCAGCAATATATCCAGTGTTGGCATATTTGTTTTGGTTTATTTTTACATTATTTTCTACTGGGGTTTTGTTGGAAGTTCCAGAGCAGATTTTGAAGATTTTTGTAATTGTGTTTTCGTTGTTTTGCTTGATAATAATATTGGGAATTATGTACTTCTTAGGATATTTGTGCAAAAGATTTCTAAAAAAAATGAATAAAAAAGCATTAATTTTGGTGATGCTTGTAATATTTATTTATTTTGTGTTTAGGGCTATTTTTGAAAATGAATATAGTTCGATAATGTCTCGTTTGACAAATGGGAGAAAATATATATTTTGTATATTATCGCATGTTTCATTTGTAATTGGAGTATTTTATAGCGATAAAGTTAAGAAAGTATTAGACAGAATAAAATTTAAAAGAAAAAAATAAAAGAAGGAGAAGAAAAATGAAAAAAAATACAAATAAACTTGTGAGAAAACCGAATAATTTTTTAGGATTAATTTTATTTACGATAATTTATATTTTTCTTCAAAAAATTATATCAGCAGCTTTTTTTCTATTTTTAATGGCTTTTATGATTTCTTATGGAAATACAATTGAAATATTGATGATTCCCTTGATAATAGCGCTTGCATTTGTGTATTATTTTGGATATTTGAGTAAAGATTTTTTTCAAAAAATAAATAAATTATTTATAAGTGGTGTGATGATTATAATTTTACTTTACTTTATATATAAAATTTTTAATAATAATGAATTTGAGGCGGGACAGACAACAGTCTATATTTTTTGTACAATGTCGCATATTTCATTTGTAATTGGAGTATTTTACAGCGATAAAGTTAAGAAAATATTAGATAGAATAAAATTTAAAAGAAAATAAAAATATTTTTTACAAATCCAATTTGCTTATGGAATTTTTATCTGTTATAATTATTTTAATGGGAATAAAT includes:
- a CDS encoding MATE family efflux transporter; the protein is MMDIIFAIGITIFVYLFSKNMIHLMSGSESEIVLHNGSTYLKIASPFFTILGILFNLRYALQALGEKLIPLVSSVIEFFGKIIFVIFVVPKLGYFGVMICEPLIWIVMVGQLAWAFYGNRYVRSYKKVKE
- a CDS encoding RluA family pseudouridine synthase; the protein is MKKFRIEKEHQRMKISQYLREVQNYSGRSLRNVEVFLNGKQVRLTKKLPSHGNLRVVEKKKGTDIKPIKLPLDIIFEDEDILVVNKEPFLLTHPTQKKADFTLANGVVNHFMEKYGEVRVPRFYNRLDMNTSGLIIIAKNSFAQAFLQNFSIFEKKYLAIVNGIIDDKEIARINEELAKDGEKHKIQDLEKENLKSEVEKINFGKVKKYEEIEKIESNLNVENEDSKIAENTNFDNKDNNLNLANKSNFENENLKENKTKIIIERRIFRDGKNLERIIGTRGQYAKTAIKVLKVYPEKNVTLVECELFTGRTHQIRVHLKSIGHTIVGDELYGKGLNKELGINRQFLHAYKVKFIHPALKKELELEIPMFKDMKEFLENK
- a CDS encoding SDR family NAD(P)-dependent oxidoreductase — translated: MKTKYTVITGASSGIGRAVALKFAERNKNLILIARKKNLLKDLKSEILKKNPNLDVLVIDFDLTDVDKIPELYSKLKNYHIETLINNAGFGMYGDVKEQSLNKISDMLHLNVETLTLLSSLYVQDYHNEKGSQLINISSAGGYTIVPNAIVYCATKFYVNAFTEGLALELKQNNAQLKVKVLAPAATKTNFGNVATGKTDFNYDKSYPNYHTAEEMADFLIQLYESDKTVGYISRETFEFNLSDGFFQNAFSSKNNVKF
- the mnmG gene encoding tRNA uridine-5-carboxymethylaminomethyl(34) synthesis enzyme MnmG; the encoded protein is MKNYDIIVVGAGHAGVEAALAAARHGLKTALFTIYLDNIAMMSCNPSVGGPGKSHLVSELGMLGGEMARHIDNYNLQLKNLNHTKGLASRITRAQADKYWYRVKMREIIEKQENLDLVQGIVVDLIVKNKKVMGVEDNLGIKYGAKAVVLCTGTFLGGEYVMGDVKYSSGRQGETASVDLPDRLVEYGFELDRYQTATPPRIAKSSIDFSKTEELKGEDKPRYFSYETKKEYNLTLPTWLTFTTPETIRVGQEMLKYSPIVTGIVSTKGPRHCPSLDRKIMNFPEKTNHQIFLEQESVESDEIYINGFTTAMPPFAQEAMLKTIRGLENAKIVRYGYAVEYNFVPAYQLKLTLETKVLDGLYTAGTINGTSGYEEAACQGFMAGVNAARKILGKKEIVIDRSEGYIGVLIDDIINKKTPEPYRVLPSRAEYRLTLRQDNIFIRLLEKAKEIGLLNAEKLTELENTCQEIENEVERLKGITVYPTKENNEKLLEIVEKQNQSESAEIEKNSKNSMNSPVSAFEFLARKEINYDNLSEFVETVELSDLAKEQVEINAKYNVFIEREKAQIEKFKKLEKMIIPKDFDYESVKGLSNIAISGLMYGQPETIGQASRISGVTYNDISLLIAILKN
- a CDS encoding MATE family efflux transporter; its protein translation is MEKTIKEKNSLADNKKMRFATESILKLLVSLAVPAIIANLVNALYNVVDQIFIGQKIGFLGNAATNVAFPLTTICLAIGLMIGVGAATNFNLELGRKRPKRAKSVAGTAVTMLLLGGIVLCILINIFLRPMLTAFGATNQIFDYAIEYTQITSLGIPFLLFAIGANPLVRADGNSFYSMLAIVVGSLVNTILDPLFMFGFDMGMDGAAWATVIGQFVSAIILALYFFRFKSVKFELKDFKIKIREIGILFALGTSPFIFQCSALIIQIVTNNLLKIYGAKSIYGSEIPIAVAGIVMKINVIFIAIVLGLTQGAQPIAGFNYGAKKFKRVREILNLTLKVAFVISLVAFAIFQFFPVQIISIFGSGSELYFKYGTKYMRVFLFFIFLNGVQGAITMFLTSIGRAFQGAFLSLVRQIISLLPLLIILPYFMGVDGIMFAFPLADLAAFIVSVIVLRREMKKIPLENEED
- a CDS encoding MerR family transcriptional regulator, whose product is MKKNEQKIMQIKEFSEKTGLTPYTIRFYEKKELFRVKRDKKNRRIYDETDIEWIKMLKRLKDMGMKLSEIKKYSDLRYEGNGTIKERMKILTNHKKYVNIEIEKWQKYLQNLDDKLEIYESFLKSISEK
- a CDS encoding tetratricopeptide repeat protein; the protein is MYIEELLKEADKAMENYKYEDALVYLKSVLEIDESNYSALMTLSKIYSDFGMFEEAREYAEKLQKKYPDSRDTLFTLGFVYQSLGRLKKAIALYKKFLEIEKNYFVYLNMGMCYALLKYYRKAIENIDKAIEMEPESSEAYIEKGDCLTMMGKYNEAISEYEKLLNSKFNQVEEFSLYARMGDTMAYANDIKAVIKYYNIAINCENVEDYIFEDYFEILFRAEEFEEIKLLLLNYENATYENKRLSRIKMLNLQGRFFVKTEDYENAQKVCDKMIILEPENIRHYVNLVYVLELQHKYDEALEYVAKMSKFTEDKEFLKELKKRLRKNKRKFEKENEKSLENKEK